From the genome of Clostridiaceae bacterium:
GCGGATATCTTTACAAAGAAAAGGGTAAAGGGACATTTGTTTCACGAAAAAAGGTTAAAATAAATATTGATAACTATTCAGGTTTTTCCAATACCATCCTTGATAGTCAAGAAACAGGCAACCGTACTGTTTTATTAACCAGAACTATTGATTTATCACACAATGAAAAACTTAAAGAAATTTTTTGTAAGTCAAATAATTTCTTAAGAACTAAAGACCTTGCTGAAATAACTTTCAACCAGACTTATGAAGGTAATGTAATATCACATATAATCTCTTATATACCACTTGCTTATTTCCCGAATATAATTGATGATGTGATACAGAAAAAACCCGTTCATGAGATTTTTATAGGAAAATACCCTTTATTGCCGGTAAAAGCAAAAAGCAGCCTGGAAGTAGTATATGCTGATGAATATGACAGCCAGTTTTTTCAAATTCAAACAGGACAAGCCCTCATAAAAGTTGAAAATATGCTTGTTTCTAAAAATAATCAGGTAGTAGAATATTCTATTTCCAAATACAGGGCCGATAAATGTAAGCTATTATCTGAATATACCAAATAATTTATCTTATTTTATTTTTATTCCCCAAATTTTCTGCCCTCTGGTTCCAACGACGATGATATTGCCAAATACTGCAGGAGAACCTTCAATATTAGCTTCCAAAGGAATTCGATAATACTCTTTTCCTGTTTTTCCGTCCAATAACCTCATATATCCGCCTGAATCGCATATTATAATATATGCTTTTCCTGATTTTGTATAAATATCAACGGGTGAACTCCATGAATAATAATCCATATCAACTTTCCATATTTCTCT
Proteins encoded in this window:
- a CDS encoding GntR family transcriptional regulator, yielding MLNKYNNIPLYTQLKMILIENIESGKYKENTKIPSEQELCEKYNISRPTVRQAIAELTNCGYLYKEKGKGTFVSRKKVKINIDNYSGFSNTILDSQETGNRTVLLTRTIDLSHNEKLKEIFCKSNNFLRTKDLAEITFNQTYEGNVISHIISYIPLAYFPNIIDDVIQKKPVHEIFIGKYPLLPVKAKSSLEVVYADEYDSQFFQIQTGQALIKVENMLVSKNNQVVEYSISKYRADKCKLLSEYTK